CTGGCTCTGTATTTGTTATTATTTTTTTCCTTGCATCTGCACCAAAGGCATCATCTACCATTGCATCTAAATTATCAATCTTTGTATACAATCCATCCCCAAATAAACTAAATGCCTTATCATATAAATTATCATTTAATTTTTGTTGTTCAGTCTTTTCAATAATAGGTGTTATAACATCTATTGCGGAATGAACACTATCATTATTACTATTTATGTTTTCCTGAGCGGAATCATTAATGGCTGTGGATACATTAATACTATCTAATTTATTATTTTCATCTTCAATTTTTAAATTAGCTGTAATATCAGGAAACATTTCATTGTCATCAATTATTTCATTATCGTTTAATTTAATTTTCATATTTTTTTCACTTTCATTATTAGTTAAATTTTCAATTTTAATAGCTGTGGTATCAATTGGTAAATCTCTCATTATTATTTTACTCTCAGCTTTAATTTTTTCAAAAATTACATTGTCAGACTGTGGAACATTTTGCAGAGCTTGCGAAGCAAAATTTTCACTATAAAAAATCGAGCCTTTAGGCGAAGATTTTTTATCAAGTATCCCAGTGGAATTACTATTAAAATTATCACTATTTAAGTTTTCATTATTAGAGTTTTCATTATTTAAGTTATCATTATTAAGTAGCCCAGTTTTTGACCCCTCAATATTTGACCCCTCAATATTTGACCCCTCAATATTTGACCCCTCAATATTTGACC
This Bacteroidota bacterium DNA region includes the following protein-coding sequences:
- a CDS encoding helix-turn-helix domain-containing protein — translated: METAKNYNPINTASMIKLHSSSKLYESGKRFYSTTDNEAITNPNVTSAAFRILMYLLSNNESFSPNQKVIARKLSMSKNTVKDGIQNLIENGYLKIDQTGHNRYHYTISAISFQGSKTDPTNNKIQGSKIDPTNTKVRGQKLTPEKQAKNQGSNIEGSNIEGSNIEGSNIEGSKTGLLNNDNLNNENSNNENLNSDNFNSNSTGILDKKSSPKGSIFYSENFASQALQNVPQSDNVIFEKIKAESKIIMRDLPIDTTAIKIENLTNNESEKNMKIKLNDNEIIDDNEMFPDITANLKIEDENNKLDSINVSTAINDSAQENINSNNDSVHSAIDVITPIIEKTEQQKLNDNLYDKAFSLFGDGLYTKIDNLDAMVDDAFGADARKKIITNTEPDDTDWKPVGKIDTATLKANADKYLNQSFINDTSFDPTLDI